GGGACAGAAACTGCTTCCAATCTGGTAACGCCGTCTAATATGACATTATTTATGAACCGGAGACCGGCAGTGGAGTTGAAATTTGCTCAAGAGATTTCTGATGTGCCAAATGACGGAGTGAATCCTTTTGATAGGGTAATTCCTGCCATAACGACAGTTGTAGCAGAAAAAGAGGGAATGTTTATTATTCCGCCGGGAGGTTCTTTTGGCATCTTTTTAGTAGGGCAGGAGCTAGCCTGCTTGCAGGCTAGAATTGCTTTTGGCTGGTGGGAAGAAAAGAAAAGAATCATAAGAAGATCAAGACATTTAAAGACTATAGCCGAACAAAAAACAAGGGTGGTCTCAGAATAAAAAT
The sequence above is a segment of the Pelorhabdus rhamnosifermentans genome. Coding sequences within it:
- a CDS encoding DUF6143 family protein; this encodes GTETASNLVTPSNMTLFMNRRPAVELKFAQEISDVPNDGVNPFDRVIPAITTVVAEKEGMFIIPPGGSFGIFLVGQELACLQARIAFGWWEEKKRIIRRSRHLKTIAEQKTRVVSE